In the genome of Dermacentor variabilis isolate Ectoservices chromosome 5, ASM5094787v1, whole genome shotgun sequence, one region contains:
- the LOC142582935 gene encoding beta-1,3-galactosyltransferase 5-like isoform X2, translated as MKFRLAYKIFLLRPSTWFQCRLKIVAIAAVLTLLAYLLLRLLVPVIRASLSETPLRWFPDPDIAKKPMPLERLYNKPRKYLINPQDVCPTDIPIDYLFMVYSAPQYVEARSVIRRTWANDAKRYAGNRVLFLFGKPSTAKLQSALEFESQQYGDIVQEDFLDTYRNLTLKTVMMLRWAAYHCPQARFVVKIDDDCFPNLANFYRAMHGQAEDAIYGELRHRDVPLREPTHKWYISREEFPRDMFPDYITGGMYAIGGHVVNLLYRATGQVKFFRVEDMYLTGMCAERAGVARTNLVGTYNLKLSSLCDYKKAIYGHHVTPMEMNELWYAMRRLEYTCHRILFSVHLCYCRPVDTSTGLAIETPVF; from the exons ATGAAATTTCGGCTTGCATACAAG ATATTCCTGCTGCGGCCTTCAACCTGGTTCCAGTGTCGCCTCAAGATTGTTGCCATCGCAGCAGTGCTCACACTTCTTGCTTACCTACTTCTACGCCTCCTAGTGCCTGTGATCAGAGCAAGTTTATCAGAGACTCCTCTTAGGTGGTTCCCAGACCCGGATATCGCTAAGAAACCTATGCCACTCGAGCGGCTATACAATAAGCCGCGCAAATACCTCATAAATCCCCAAGACGTGTGCCCCACAGATATACCAATCGACTATCTCTTCATGGTTTATTCTGCACCTCAATATGTCGAAGCCCGCAGCGTCATTCGACGAACATGGGCAAATGACGCGAAGAGGTACGCTGGAAACAGGGTCCTTTTTCTCTTCGGCAAGCCCAGCACCGCTAAGTTACAGAGCGCCCTGGAGTTTGAGTCGCAGCAGTACGGGGACATCGTGCAAGAGGATTTCTTGGACACCTATCGCAACCTGACGCTGAAGACGGTAATGATGCTTCGATGGGCGGCGTACCATTGCCCGCAGGCCCGCTTCGTCGTCAAAATAGACGACGACTGCTTCCCTAACCTGGCCAATTTTTATCGGGCCATGCATGGTCAAGCAGAGGACGCGATCTACGGTGAACTGAGGCATCGCGACGTACCGCTGCGCGAGCCCACTCACAAGTGGTACATCTCGCGCGAAGAGTTCCCCAGGGACATGTTTCCGGACTACATCACGGGAGGCATGTATGCCATCGGGGGCCATGTCGTGAATCTTCTGTACAGGGCCACGGGACAGGTAAAGTTCTTTCGCGTTGAGGACATGTATCTCACCGGAATGTGCGCAGAGCGAGCGGGTGTCGCGAGGACTAACTTGGTGGGGACTTACAACCTCAAGCTCTCTTCACTGTGCGATTACAAGAAGGCCATCTATGGTCACCACGTGACGCCCATGGAGATGAACGAACTGTGGTACGCCATGAGGCGTCTCGAATACACGTGTCATCGAATATTATTCAGTGTTCATCTATGCTACTGCCGACCAGTAGATACGTCGACTGGTTTGGCCATTGAGACGCCCGTGTTTTGA